The DNA region TCACCCGGCTCGCGATGGAGCTGGAGGCACGTTCGACGGTCTGCGACGACTTCGGCTCGGTTTCCGTGATCGGCACCGCGCTGCTCGATTCGCCCGGGTTCGTTCCCGAGATGCTGCGGGTCCTCGCCGATCACCGGGTCACGGTGCCCGCGATGACGACCTCGCAGTCGCGCCTCACCGCCGTGATCCCCGCCGACGGCGTGGACACGACCGTCCGCGCCCTGCACGACGCGTACGGCTTGGCGGTGGACAGGACATGAGCCCCTACGGACTGCCGTCCGGCCAATTCACCGACGATGGCCTGGTCCTCACCTGCGACGGCCACGACCAGCGGGTCCGGTGGCGGGCCGGCGATCGGCTGGAAGAGTTGTACGAGCGGCTCTGCGACAGGCTGCGAGCCGACGGCCACGGCGATCGCCTCGCGGTGGACGCCGAGGGCGAGAAGCTCACGTTCGACGGCTTGGACCAGCAGGCCAACCGGCTCGCCCGGCACCTCCGAGCACGCGGGGTGCGGCCCGGCGACCGGATCGGGTTGCTGTTCGGCGAACCGGTGCACCCCTATGTCGCGATGCTCGCGGTGCTCAAGGTCAATGCGGCGTATGTGCCACTGGACGCGGGGTTTCCGGACGACCGCCTGGCCTACATCGTCCAGGACGCCGGCGTCCGGCTCGTGGTGTCGACCGCCGCCCTGCGGGACCGGTTCGAGCCGGGCAGCGTCGAACTCGTCTGTCTCGACGAGGACTCGGATCGCATCGCCGGGCAGCCGGGCGAGCGGCTCACCGCGACCGAGAAAGGCACTCCGGCCGGCGAACTCTGTTACGTCGTCTACACGTCGGGCTCGACCGGGCGGCCGAAGGGCGTGACGATCGACCACGCCTCGATCTGCAATTTCGTCCAGGTCGCCGCCGAGGTCTACGGCATCCACGCCACCGATCGGGTCTACCAGGGCATGACGATCGCGTTCGATTTCTCGGTCGAGGAGATCTGGGTGCCGTTGCTGAGCGGCGCGACGCTCGTGCCGAAACCCGGCGGCGCCGCCCTCGTCGGCCACGACCTCCTCGAATTCCTGCGGGAGAACAAGGTCACCGCGCTGTGCTGTGTCCCGACCCTGCTGGCCAGCCTCGACGAGGACCTGCCGCTGCTCAGGTTCCTCCTGGTGTCCGGTGAAGCGTGTCCCGAAGACCTCGTGCGCCGCTGGTATCGCCCGGACAGACGGTTCCTCAACGTCTACGGCCCGACAGAGGCCACCGTCACCGCGACGTGGTCGGTGCTGCGGCCGGATCGGCCGGTGACCATCGGGGTGCCCCTGCCCACCTATTCGGTCGTCATCCTCGACCCGGACGAGCCGAGGGCCTTGGCCGCGGGCGAACTCGGCGAGATCGGCATCGCCGGGATCGGGCTCGCCGGCGGCTACCTCAACCGGCCCGATCTGACCGGTCGCGCGTTCATCCCGGATTTCCTCGGCATCGGGCACAATCCGTCCCGGCGCATCTACCGCACCGGTGACCTGGGCCGGATCACCCCGGACGGGGAGATCGAGTACCACGGCCGTGCCGATACCCAGGTGAAGATCCGGGGCTACCGCGTCGAGCTCACCGAGATCGAATCGGTCCTCCTGCAGATCCCCGGAATCGCCCAGGCGGTGGTCGAAACCCACCGACCGGGGCCGGGCACCATCGAGCTGGTCGCCTACTACAGCCTGCGCCGCGACCAGGCGGACGTCGATCCCGGAGAACTCCGTCGTCGTCTGGCGGAACTGCTGCCGGGCTACATGGTGCCCGCCTATCTCGAAAAGCTCGATCACATCCCGCTGACCCCGGCGGGCAAGGCCGATCGCAAACATCTCCCGGCGCCCACCGGTCCACGGAGAGCGGGAAACGACGTCGGCTACGTGGCGCCGGCCACCGAGACCGAAATCCAACTGGCGGACGCCTTGGGCGGCGTCCTCGGGATCGAGCGGATCTCGGCGACGGGGCATTTCTTCGACGACTACGGGGCCGACTCCTTGCTGCTGGCCAAGTTCTGCGCCGTGATCCGGGAGCGCGGAGACCTCGCGCCGATATCGGCCAAAGACGTGTACCTCAACCCGACCGTTCGCGGTCTCGCCGAGTCGGCCACCGCCGCGGCCCACGTCACGGCCGCTCGCGCCGAAGAGCCGCACCGGGCGTCGACCGTGTCGTATGTCCTTTGTGGCGTTTTCCAGCTCTTGGCCTTCCTGACCTATGCGGCTGGTTCGGGCTGGATCCTGGACACGGGATTCGCCTGGATCTCCGCCGCGACGGGGTTCGCCGAGGGCTACGCACGCGCAGCAGGGCTGGGGCTCGTCGTCTTCGTCATCCTGTCGGTGGTGCCGATCCTGGCGAAGTGGGCGATCGTCGGCCGGTGGAAGCCGGGGGAGATCCCGCTGTGGAGCGTCGGCTACCTGCGCTTCTGGACGGTCAGGACGTTGATCAGGTTCAGTCCGCTGATGCTGTTCATCGGTACGCCGCTGTACTCGTGGTACCTGCGGGCGCTCGGCGCGGACATCGGCAAGGGCGCCGTGATCCTCTCGCGGAACCCGCCGGTCTGCACCGATCTGTTCCGGGCCGGCGCCGGGGCGGTCATCCGGAAGGACGCGTACTTCTCGTGCTACCGCGCGAGGGCGGGGCGAATCCAGACCGGTCGGGTCACGCTGGGGGACAACGCCTTCGTCGGCGAAATGACCGTGCTCGACATCGGCACGGCACTCGGCCACGACGCGCAGCTCGGCCACTCGTCGTCGTTGAACGCCGGACAGTCCGTCCCCGATGGCGAGAGCTGGCACGGATCACCCGCTCGTCCATCCACTGTGGACTACCGAGCGCTGGGAACGGTCCCGCGCGGCAGGCTCAGGCCGATCGTCTTCTGCGCGTCCAGCCTCCTGCTCCTGCTTTCCGTGACGCTGCCCGTGACGTTGGGCGGAGCGGACGTCTTCGTCGACCGCTGGCTCACCACGACGACGGACTTCACGAGCTGGGCCTTCTATCGAGGCCGGATCATCGACTCGGCGCTGCTGTACTTCGGGACGTTGCTCGCCGGGCTCGCGGTCGTCCTCACGATCCCGCGCCTGCTCGGCCGGTTCCTCCGGCCGGACCGCGTCTATCCGCTCTACGGCAGGCATTTCGCCGTCCAGCGGTTGATCGCGCGGCTTACCAACATGCGTGCGTACACGTATCTGTTCGGGGACAGCAGCTATATCGTGTACTACCTCCGCGCGCTGGGGTACGACCTGTCGAAGGTGCGGCAGACCGGATCCAACTTCGGGGTCGAGGTCAAGCACGAGACGCCGTTCCTCAGCACGGTCGGCACCGGGACGATGGTCTCGGACGGCCTCTCGATGCTCAACGCCGACTTCTCCGCGTCCTCGTTCCGCCTGCGCGAGACGTCCATCGCGCCGGAGGCGTTCCTGGGCAACGAGATCGCCTTTCCGCCGGACGCCAGGGTCGGCCGGAACTGCCTGCTGGCCACCAAGGTCCTCGTTCCGCTGGACGGGCCGGTCAAGGAGAACGTCGGCCTGCTGGGGTCGCCCGCGTTCGAGATCCCCCGGAGCGTCCGCCGCGACACCGGATTCGAGCACCTCGGCACCGGAGACGCGCTGCGCCGGGGGCTGCGGGCGAAGAACCGCCACAACACCGCCACCATCGCCGTCTACCTGCTCGTGCACTGGCTGCACCTGCTGGGAATCCTGCTGATCGGCACGGCGGCCGGTGCCCTGCACGAGCGGGTCGGTCCGCTCGCGGTCGGCGGCGGCATCGTGGCGACGCTGATGTTCTCGGTCGTGTTCCTCATGCTCGCGGAACTCGCCGTACAGGGATTTCGGGCGCTACGGCCGAGGTTCTGCTCGATCTACGATCCGATCTTCTGGCGGCACGAGCGGTTCTGGAAGCTGAGTCCCGCGCGCTATCTCGCGCTGTTCGACGGGACGGCGTTCAAACCCTTCCTGCTGCGTCGTCTCGGTGTCCGGATCGGGCGCCGCGTCTTCGACGATGGCTGCGCGATCCCGGAACGGTCGTTGGTGCACATCGGCGACGACTGTGTGCTCAACCTGCACACCGTCGTGCAAGGACATTCGCTCGAGGACGGCACGTTCAAATCCGACTACATCGACATCGGTGCGGGGTGCACCCTCAGCACCGGCTCCTTCGTCCACTATGGAGTGACGATGGCGGACGGGGCGATCGCCGAAGCGGACGCCTTCCTGATGAAGGGCACCACGGCCCCCGCTCGGACCCGCTGGCACGCCAATCCGGCTGTCGAACTCGACACGGCGGAAGAGATCACCGCGGCAAGGAGGCTGCCATGACCCACACCCCGACGGCTCGAACGGCGCCTCGTGTTGAGGGCGCGCTGCCCGGCCCTCGCTCGGCCGAGTTCCTCGAACACCAGCGACAGTGGGAATCCAGCGCGCGGGCGTACCCACGGCATCTGCCGATCGCGATCGCGGGCGGCGCGGGCAGCTACCTGCGCGACATGGACGGGAACGTCTTCCTCGACTTCCTGGCGGGCGCGGGTGTGCTCTCCCTCGGCCACAACCATCCCGAACTGGTGCACGCGGCCACCGAACAGATGCACGTGCTCACCCACGGCCTGGACTTCCCGACCCCGGCGAAACGCGAGTTCGTCGACGCCCAGCTGTCCATGCTGCCGCCGGACCTGCGCTCGCGGATGCGGGTGCACTTCTGCGGCCCCGGCGGCGCCAACGCCGTGGACGCCGCGATCAAACTGTGCAAGACCGCGACCGGGCGCGGTGACCTGGTGTCCTTCCAGGGCGGGTTCCACGGCTCGAGCCACGCCGCGATGGCGTTGACTGGGCTCGTCGCCCAGAAACGCCCGATCGCCAACGGCGTGCCCGGCGTGCACTTCTTCCCGTACTCCTACTGCGCTCGGTGCCCCGTGGGGCTTTCACCGGACACCTGCGCGACCAACTGCGTCGGCCTGTTGGAACGGTCGCTGCGGGATCCGAACGGCGGCATTCCGCTTCCCGCCGCGGTGATCCTGGAAATGGTGCAGGGTGAAGGCGGGATCATCCCGGCGGACCGCGACTTCGTGCGACGCGTCCGTGCACTGACCGCGGAGCTGGACATCCCGCTCGTCGTCGACGAGGTGCAGACCGGTTGCGGCCGCACCGGGACGTGGTTCGCGTTCGAGCACTACGACATCGAGCCCGACGTGATCGTCGCCTCGAAGGCCTTGAGCGGGATGGGACTCCCGGTGGCGGTGATCTTCTACGACCGGCGGCTGGACGGCTGGGCACCAGGGGCGCACACCGGCACGTTCCGAGGCAACCAGGCCGCGTTCGCCGCCGGTGCGGCGGCGGTCCGCATCGTCCGGCGTGACGACGTGCTGGGCAACGTCCGGCAACGCGGGCGGCAGCTCGCGGAACGGCTCGGCACCCTGCACGACGACGTCTGGGTCCGCGAGGTGCGCGGCCTCGGCCTGATGTGGGGGATCGAACTGGCCGATCCGCGCGATGGCCGCCCGGCGGGCGGATACGCCCGCGCCGTGCAGGCACACGCGTTGCAGCACGGTCTGATCGTCGAACTCGGCGGCCGCGACGACAGCGTGATCCGTCTGATGCCGCCGCTGACCGTGACCACGGAGGAGATCGAGCTCGCCTGCGCGATCCTGCTGGACGCGATCGAGCGCTGTGGTCCGCCGCGGTAACGAATCCGCAGGTGGGCGTTCTGGCGAAGCCGCCTGATCTCGCCGGGGCGAGTACCAAAACTCCGGATACGGCCCGTGATCGAAACCGGGCCGTTAGAGTGAACAGTCGCTGTAGCCATCACCCTTGAGGAGTAGCAGTCCATGATCGCCGAGAGCGCGAACCAGCAGAGCGTGACCTTCCCGCAGGAAGCTACGCCGATCTTCGACCTGGTCGCGAAGATGGTGGCGCGGACGCAGACCGAAGACGAGCACGACTTCGATCGCGAAGCCGGCCTCGCGACCTCGGTGTAGCTTCCTGCGCGGCGAACCGCCGCGAGAGGTCATTCAGGCGGCGTACCGGTGTGGCCTCGGAGTTCCGCGGCAGTGCGGCGGGCGTGGGCCAGGCCGTCGAGGATCCATTGCGGGGGCTGCCGGTCGTTTGTGGCGATCCGCTCATAGGCGGCGACGAGCCGTTCCGCGATCTTCAGCCGGGCGTCCGTGGCCGCCGGTTCGGGGTCGCCCTGTTCGGCCGGGATCGTGACCAGGGCGAGGTGTCCGGACGGCGCGCGAGTCGTTCCCGTCCCAGACTCGGCGGGGGTTTCGGATCGCGGTGCCGGAGTGGGCAGCCGTCGAAGCCGGAAGGCCGTCCGGTCGGTGTGTCCCGGCACACCCTCGTAACTGGTGCCCTGCGCGGGAAAGGGGTCTGCCCGGAACCGTGCGACCGAGGGCCAGTACCGGGATCGCGCGGACTTCGGTGTCTCCCCGTCGAGCCCGCAGGCGATCTCCTGCCAGGTCTTTCCGTCGAGCCGTGCGGCGACGACCGCCGCTTCGACGATCTGCTGCGCCATCCCGATCAGGCCGGAGTGGTCCGGCGGAGAGCCGGCGTCCACCCTGGCGGCGTTGGCCGCGAGATCGGCCAGTTCCGCCGCGTGCGCGGCGAGGACCAGATGGGCCCGGGTGGCCGTGGCGGGGATGGTGTGGCGTGTGGTCACCGCCCGCTCCTCGTGGCAGGCCGGTGGCTCGACAAGAGGCTCGCGGAATCCCGCATGCCGTGACTCACAGGTGTTCTCACCTTCTCTGATATGCAGACTTGCATAAATATGCAATTTATGGATGTTCGATGGCGTCGAAGAACCGGGTGTTGTGCCCTGATCGGGTGTGGTCGCGACCGTTCTGTGTGAGGTGACGTTCGGACGCCCTTGTCGTCGGGCACGATCAGGGAGGTGCGGACGGCTCTGCGGGGAAGGGATGCCGATGAACAGTCCCCTGTATCAGGCGACGGCGGAGTTCTTCAAGACGCTGGGGCACCCCGTCCGGATCCGTGTGCTGGAACTGCTCAGCGAGCGGGATCATCACGTCTCGGAGCTGCTCGCCGACCTCGGTATCGAGCCTGCCAACCTGTCCCAGCAGCTCGCGGTCCTGCGCCGGGCCAACCTGGTGGTGCCGCGCAAAGAGGGCACGACCGTCTCCTACTCCCTGACCAGTCCGTCGGTCGCCGAACTGCTCGCCGTCGCGCGCGGGATTCTGACCGGGGTCATCACCGGCCAGTTGGGACTGCTCGACGATCTACAGAATTCCGCCGGTGCGGATTCCGGATGAAAAGCGTCGGCCGGGTCATTTCGGATATTCATGACCTCGCGCCGCTCGTCATTTGTTTTCCTTGCCGGAATCGGTGTGCTGCTCGCTCAATTCGGAATGGTCTTCGCCGTCCCGGGGGAGCGTGCCATTCCCGCCGGCCGCCCTCCGAGTCTCCTCGACCAGAGAGTCGAAGATGGGGGTTCCGCACAGCTCCACATGGTCCTCCGTCGCGCCGGTCGTCGTGCCCGGCCATCTTGCCCCGGAACGGCTTCTTCGATCCAGTTCCGCCGGGCAATGCACTCGATTGAGCTCACCCTCGGGGGTGACCTATTCATCAAGGTGAAAAGCAAGTGCGGGACAAGGCGCTTTGATTCCACTTTTCCTTCGCGGGCGAGAGAAAAGGATTGCTCACTCGTCCCGTTGCTGGTCAGCGCCGGGCGGAGAACTCGATCCGGTAGCGGGTCGGTGTCGTGCCCAGTGCGGTGGCGAAGTGCTCGCGAAGCCGGGCCGGCGTGCCGAAGCCGGATTGGGCCGCGACGGTGTCGACTCCGAGCGCGGTCGTTTCGAGAAGGTGCCGCGCCCGCGCGAGACGTTGCGCGACCAGCCAGTTGTGGACGGTGGTCCCGGTGCGGGCGCGGAACGAGCGGGTGAACGTACTGCGGCTCATATGCGCTCGGGCGGCGAGGCCGTCGATGCTGTGCTGCGCGCCCAAATGGGCCCGAGCCCAGCTCATCACCTCGGCGAGCGGATCCTCGTCCGCGGCGGGGACCGGAAGCTCGATGAACTGGGCCTGGCCGCCGGAGCGGTGCGGCGCCGCGACGATCCGGCGGGCGACGCGGTTGGCGACGACCTGACCTGCGGTGCGGGCCAGCAGATGAAGGCAGGTGTCGATCCCGGCGGTCGCACCGGCGCCGGTCACGACGTCGCCTTCGTCGACGTACAGCTCCTCGGGGCGCAGCTCGACCGCGGGGAAGCGTCTCCGGAACGTCTCGATCCATTTCCAGTGCGTCGTCGCGGCGCGACCGTCGAGGATGCCGGCGTCCGCGAGGGCGAAGACCCCCAGGCAGAGCCCGACGACAAGGGCTCCGCGTTCGTGCGCGGACCGCAATGCGGCGGACACGGGCGCGGGCGTCGAGGTTTCGGGGTCGGACCACCACGGAACGACGACGATGTCGGCTTCCGCGAGGGCGCCGAGCCCCGCGGCGACGTCGATCGTGTATCCGGCGCTCGTGGTGAGCCTGCCCGGCTCGACGGCGACCACCGTGAGCGGCCACGGCTCGATGTCACCCGCCGGGGATTCCGGGCCCCAGACGAGCGATGGCACGGCGAGATGGAACGGGCTGATCCCCTCGAACGCCAGGACGGCCACCTTCGGAGCGCTCATCGATCCCTCTTCCCGCGGATGTCGGCCGATCCCGACCATGGCTGACCCGAATCCGTATCTCACTCTCGAATCGGGTCAGCCAAGATGGTAGCCGTACCGACGGAAAGCGAAGGAAACACGATGACCAGCACCACTCTCCGCGAAATCAGCACCCTGCCGACGGCCCCGGCGGCGCTCTCGGACGCGACGGTGATCCTCGTCGACTACCAGAACACCTACACCCGCGGCGTGATGGAACTCGACGGCTGGGAAGCCGCGCTCGACGAGGCGGCCACGTTGCTGGCACGCGCCAGGGCCGCGGGTGCGACGGTCATCCACGTCATGCACGACGGGGGCGAGGGCAGCCCGTACGACCTCCAGCAGGACATCGGCCGGATCCACGAGCGTGTCGCCCCCGCCCCGGGCGAGGAGGTCGTGGTGAAGACCGCGCCGAACTCGTTCGTCGGGACCCGGCTGGGGGAGCTGGTCGACGCCGCCGGGCACCGGGACGTCGTCGTGGCCGGGTTCATGACCCATATGTGCGTCACGTTCACCGCGGAAGGCGCGTTCCTGCGCGGGAACGCCCCGACCGTGGTGGCCGCCGCCTGCGCCACGCGCCCGCTTCCGTCCGTCGACGGCCCGGTGACCGCCGCC from Amycolatopsis sp. EV170708-02-1 includes:
- a CDS encoding Pls/PosA family non-ribosomal peptide synthetase, whose translation is MSPYGLPSGQFTDDGLVLTCDGHDQRVRWRAGDRLEELYERLCDRLRADGHGDRLAVDAEGEKLTFDGLDQQANRLARHLRARGVRPGDRIGLLFGEPVHPYVAMLAVLKVNAAYVPLDAGFPDDRLAYIVQDAGVRLVVSTAALRDRFEPGSVELVCLDEDSDRIAGQPGERLTATEKGTPAGELCYVVYTSGSTGRPKGVTIDHASICNFVQVAAEVYGIHATDRVYQGMTIAFDFSVEEIWVPLLSGATLVPKPGGAALVGHDLLEFLRENKVTALCCVPTLLASLDEDLPLLRFLLVSGEACPEDLVRRWYRPDRRFLNVYGPTEATVTATWSVLRPDRPVTIGVPLPTYSVVILDPDEPRALAAGELGEIGIAGIGLAGGYLNRPDLTGRAFIPDFLGIGHNPSRRIYRTGDLGRITPDGEIEYHGRADTQVKIRGYRVELTEIESVLLQIPGIAQAVVETHRPGPGTIELVAYYSLRRDQADVDPGELRRRLAELLPGYMVPAYLEKLDHIPLTPAGKADRKHLPAPTGPRRAGNDVGYVAPATETEIQLADALGGVLGIERISATGHFFDDYGADSLLLAKFCAVIRERGDLAPISAKDVYLNPTVRGLAESATAAAHVTAARAEEPHRASTVSYVLCGVFQLLAFLTYAAGSGWILDTGFAWISAATGFAEGYARAAGLGLVVFVILSVVPILAKWAIVGRWKPGEIPLWSVGYLRFWTVRTLIRFSPLMLFIGTPLYSWYLRALGADIGKGAVILSRNPPVCTDLFRAGAGAVIRKDAYFSCYRARAGRIQTGRVTLGDNAFVGEMTVLDIGTALGHDAQLGHSSSLNAGQSVPDGESWHGSPARPSTVDYRALGTVPRGRLRPIVFCASSLLLLLSVTLPVTLGGADVFVDRWLTTTTDFTSWAFYRGRIIDSALLYFGTLLAGLAVVLTIPRLLGRFLRPDRVYPLYGRHFAVQRLIARLTNMRAYTYLFGDSSYIVYYLRALGYDLSKVRQTGSNFGVEVKHETPFLSTVGTGTMVSDGLSMLNADFSASSFRLRETSIAPEAFLGNEIAFPPDARVGRNCLLATKVLVPLDGPVKENVGLLGSPAFEIPRSVRRDTGFEHLGTGDALRRGLRAKNRHNTATIAVYLLVHWLHLLGILLIGTAAGALHERVGPLAVGGGIVATLMFSVVFLMLAELAVQGFRALRPRFCSIYDPIFWRHERFWKLSPARYLALFDGTAFKPFLLRRLGVRIGRRVFDDGCAIPERSLVHIGDDCVLNLHTVVQGHSLEDGTFKSDYIDIGAGCTLSTGSFVHYGVTMADGAIAEADAFLMKGTTAPARTRWHANPAVELDTAEEITAARRLP
- a CDS encoding aspartate aminotransferase family protein, whose amino-acid sequence is MTHTPTARTAPRVEGALPGPRSAEFLEHQRQWESSARAYPRHLPIAIAGGAGSYLRDMDGNVFLDFLAGAGVLSLGHNHPELVHAATEQMHVLTHGLDFPTPAKREFVDAQLSMLPPDLRSRMRVHFCGPGGANAVDAAIKLCKTATGRGDLVSFQGGFHGSSHAAMALTGLVAQKRPIANGVPGVHFFPYSYCARCPVGLSPDTCATNCVGLLERSLRDPNGGIPLPAAVILEMVQGEGGIIPADRDFVRRVRALTAELDIPLVVDEVQTGCGRTGTWFAFEHYDIEPDVIVASKALSGMGLPVAVIFYDRRLDGWAPGAHTGTFRGNQAAFAAGAAAVRIVRRDDVLGNVRQRGRQLAERLGTLHDDVWVREVRGLGLMWGIELADPRDGRPAGGYARAVQAHALQHGLIVELGGRDDSVIRLMPPLTVTTEEIELACAILLDAIERCGPPR
- a CDS encoding helix-turn-helix transcriptional regulator; its protein translation is MNSPLYQATAEFFKTLGHPVRIRVLELLSERDHHVSELLADLGIEPANLSQQLAVLRRANLVVPRKEGTTVSYSLTSPSVAELLAVARGILTGVITGQLGLLDDLQNSAGADSG
- a CDS encoding helix-turn-helix domain-containing protein, yielding MSAPKVAVLAFEGISPFHLAVPSLVWGPESPAGDIEPWPLTVVAVEPGRLTTSAGYTIDVAAGLGALAEADIVVVPWWSDPETSTPAPVSAALRSAHERGALVVGLCLGVFALADAGILDGRAATTHWKWIETFRRRFPAVELRPEELYVDEGDVVTGAGATAGIDTCLHLLARTAGQVVANRVARRIVAAPHRSGGQAQFIELPVPAADEDPLAEVMSWARAHLGAQHSIDGLAARAHMSRSTFTRSFRARTGTTVHNWLVAQRLARARHLLETTALGVDTVAAQSGFGTPARLREHFATALGTTPTRYRIEFSARR
- a CDS encoding isochorismatase family protein, translating into MTSTTLREISTLPTAPAALSDATVILVDYQNTYTRGVMELDGWEAALDEAATLLARARAAGATVIHVMHDGGEGSPYDLQQDIGRIHERVAPAPGEEVVVKTAPNSFVGTRLGELVDAAGHRDVVVAGFMTHMCVTFTAEGAFLRGNAPTVVAAACATRPLPSVDGPVTAAEQHRAALATIGDLYAVVVGSSAELG